One genomic window of Monodelphis domestica isolate mMonDom1 chromosome 1, mMonDom1.pri, whole genome shotgun sequence includes the following:
- the LOC103091951 gene encoding olfactory receptor 1D2-like — translation MGFQNQTTVSEFLLLGLTQDPELQRYLFGLFLAMYLITLVGNLLIILAIVTDVHLHTPMYFFLANLSFTDVFFVSNTVPKMLVNLYTQKKTIPYTGCLIQLYFLVSLVALDNLLLAVMAYDRFVAICRPLHYTMIMSPRLCILLLVPCWVLSILYGLTHTILMATLTFCEHREISHIFCEMYVLLRLACSDTWANQAVLIVTGCLLFIIPLSLMIFSYIQIVKAILRIPSASGKYKAFSTCASHLIVVSLFYGTLSMVYLQPLKTYSVKDSVATVMYAVVTPMLNPFIYSLKNQDMKGALRKLFRGKNVS, via the coding sequence ATGGGTTTTCAAAACCAGACCACTGTTTCTGAGTTCCTCCTCTTGGGTCTCACTCAAGACCCAGAGCTCCAGAGGTATCTCTTTGGGCTGTTCCTTGCAATGTATCTGATCACTTTGGTTGGGAACCTGTTAATTATCCTGGCCATTGTTACTGATGTTCACCTCCACACACCCATGTACTTCTTCTTGGCCAACCTCTCCTTCACTGATGTCTTCTTTGTGTCTAATACAGTCCCCAAGATGCTGGTGAATCTCTATACCCAGAAAAAGACCATTCCCTACACTGGATGCCTGATACAGCTGTATTTTTTAGTTTCTTTGGTGGCTCTGGACAATCTCCTCCTGGCTGTGATGGCCTATGACCGCTTTGTGGCCATATGCCGTCCCCTTCACTATACCATGATCATGAGCCCCAGGCTATGCATTCTTTTGTTAGTTCCATGCTGGGTTCTCTCCATCCTTTATGGACTGACCCACACAATCCTCATGGCCACCTTGACATTCTGTGAGCACAGAGAAATCAGTCACATCTTCTGTGAGATGTATGTCCTACTACGATTGGCTTGCTCTGACACCTGGGCCAACCAAGCAGTGCTAATTGTAACAGGCTGTCTCCTCTTCATTATTCCCTTGTCACTTATGATCTTTTCCTACATTCAAATTGTCAAGGCCATCCTGAGGATCCCCTCAGCTTCTGGGAAGTACAAAGCCTTCTCTACCTGTGCCTCCCACCTGATAGTTGTCTCCCTCTTCTATGGGACCCTCTCTATGGTCTATTTGCAACCCTTGAAAACTTACTCTGTGAAGGATTCAGTGGCCACAGTGATGTATGCTGTGGTGACTCCCATGCTGAATCCTTTCATCTATAGTTTAAAGAACCAGGATATGAAGGGTGCCTTGAGGAAGctttttagggggaaaaatgtctcttga